The Paenibacillus sp. RUD330 genome has a segment encoding these proteins:
- a CDS encoding ATP-binding cassette domain-containing protein, with translation MISTSGISLRYGKRALFEDVNIKFTPGNCYGLIGANGAGKSTFLKILSGEIEPNTGEVHITPGERMAVLKQNHFEYDEVPVLMTVIMGHKKLYEVMNEKNSLYAKADFTDEDGMRAGELEAEFADMNGWEAESEAAEMLNGLGITPDLHDKLMKDLDGNAKIRVLLAQALFGTPNILLLDEPTNHLDMQSIEWLEKFLSTFEGTVIVVSHDRHFLNQVCTHIADIDFGKVQMYVGNYDFWYESSQLALALQRDANKKKEDKVKELQAFIQRFSANKSKSKQATSRKKMLDKITLDDIRPSSRKYPFINFKGEREAGKQLLLIDGLTKAIDGEKLIDNLTLTVNKGDKIAFVGPNTLPKTVFFQLITGELEPDAGSFQWGITTTQGYFPKDNSKYFDGVEDNLVDWLRQYSKDQDESFIRGFLGRMLFSGDEALKKADVLSGGEKVRCMLSKMMLSGSNVLIMDEPTNHLDLESITALNNGLIDTDCTVLFTSHDHQFVQTIANRIIEITPGGIIDRMTTYDEYLENKDIQALRDRMYAVQGV, from the coding sequence ATGATCAGTACGAGCGGAATATCGCTTCGGTACGGCAAGCGAGCGCTTTTTGAAGACGTCAATATCAAGTTCACGCCGGGCAACTGCTACGGCCTCATCGGAGCGAACGGAGCGGGCAAATCGACGTTCCTCAAGATCCTCTCCGGCGAGATCGAGCCGAACACGGGCGAGGTCCACATCACTCCGGGCGAGCGCATGGCCGTCCTGAAGCAGAACCATTTCGAATACGACGAAGTGCCGGTACTCATGACCGTCATCATGGGCCACAAAAAGCTCTATGAAGTCATGAACGAAAAGAACTCCCTGTACGCCAAAGCGGACTTCACCGACGAGGACGGCATGCGCGCAGGCGAGCTCGAGGCCGAGTTCGCGGACATGAACGGCTGGGAAGCCGAATCCGAAGCCGCGGAAATGCTGAACGGCCTCGGCATTACGCCGGATCTGCACGACAAGCTGATGAAGGACCTGGACGGCAACGCCAAAATCCGCGTCCTGCTCGCGCAAGCGCTGTTCGGCACCCCGAACATCCTGCTGCTCGATGAGCCTACCAACCACTTGGATATGCAGTCCATCGAATGGCTGGAGAAGTTCCTCTCCACCTTCGAAGGCACCGTCATCGTAGTCAGCCATGACCGTCACTTCCTGAACCAGGTATGTACGCATATCGCTGACATCGACTTCGGCAAAGTCCAGATGTACGTCGGCAACTACGACTTCTGGTACGAGTCCAGCCAGCTGGCCCTCGCGCTCCAGCGCGACGCCAACAAGAAGAAGGAAGACAAGGTCAAGGAGCTGCAGGCGTTCATCCAGCGCTTCAGCGCCAACAAATCCAAGTCCAAGCAAGCGACGAGCCGGAAGAAGATGCTCGACAAGATCACTTTGGACGACATCCGGCCTTCCAGCCGGAAATATCCGTTCATCAACTTCAAGGGCGAGCGCGAAGCCGGCAAGCAGCTGCTGCTGATCGACGGCCTGACCAAGGCGATCGACGGCGAGAAGCTGATCGACAATCTGACGCTGACGGTGAACAAGGGCGACAAGATCGCTTTCGTCGGCCCGAACACTCTGCCGAAGACGGTGTTCTTCCAGCTCATCACCGGCGAGCTTGAGCCTGACGCGGGTTCGTTCCAATGGGGCATTACGACGACCCAAGGATATTTCCCTAAGGACAACTCCAAGTATTTCGACGGCGTCGAGGACAATCTTGTCGATTGGCTGCGCCAGTACTCCAAGGATCAGGACGAATCGTTCATCCGCGGCTTCCTGGGACGCATGCTGTTCTCCGGCGACGAAGCGCTGAAAAAAGCCGATGTCCTCTCCGGAGGAGAGAAGGTCCGCTGCATGCTCTCCAAGATGATGCTCTCGGGCTCCAACGTGCTCATCATGGACGAACCGACCAACCACTTGGACCTCGAGTCCATCACGGCGCTCAACAACGGGCTCATCGACACGGACTGCACCGTCCTGTTCACGTCGCATGACCATCAGTTCGTGCAGACGATCGCCAACCGCATCATCGAGATCACGCCGGGAGGCATCATCGACCGGATGACGACCTACGACGAGTACCTTGAAAATAAAGACATTCAAGCTTTGCGCGACCGCATGTACGCGGTGCAAGGAGTTTAA
- a CDS encoding glycosyl hydrolase 53 family protein: protein MLISPLAYHGGGRAEAAPAFAKGADISWIAGMEAQGYKWKDKNGTTRDILSILKTDYGLNSVRIRVWVNPNMSDYGNGYMNADKAAALAVRAKAQGMSVMLTLHYSDSWADPGQQTKPAAWKSYTFQQLMDAVWSHTVSVMNTMKAQGVTPDWVQIGNETNNGMLWEDGKASVSMKNYAWLVNTGNNAVKSVFPSAKTIVHIANGYDNALFVWNIGGLISNGATFDAIGMSLYPTATDWQAKVDQTIANANDMISRYGKSVIISEIGLDYNQPAAAKSFIADIKTKARNIAGGKGLGVFYWEPEATPGYNSGYNKGAWQADGKPTVALEGFLN, encoded by the coding sequence ATGCTGATCTCGCCGCTCGCCTATCATGGCGGGGGCCGCGCGGAAGCCGCGCCTGCGTTCGCCAAGGGAGCCGACATCAGCTGGATAGCCGGCATGGAAGCCCAAGGATACAAATGGAAGGACAAAAACGGAACGACCCGGGATATCCTGAGCATTCTGAAAACCGATTACGGCCTGAATTCCGTCCGCATCCGGGTGTGGGTGAATCCGAACATGAGCGATTACGGCAACGGCTACATGAACGCCGACAAAGCCGCCGCCCTGGCCGTCCGCGCCAAGGCTCAAGGCATGAGCGTCATGCTGACGCTCCATTACAGCGACTCCTGGGCGGATCCCGGCCAGCAGACCAAGCCTGCGGCATGGAAATCGTACACCTTCCAGCAGCTGATGGATGCCGTGTGGTCGCATACCGTGTCCGTCATGAACACGATGAAAGCCCAAGGAGTGACGCCGGACTGGGTGCAGATCGGCAACGAGACGAACAACGGCATGCTGTGGGAGGACGGCAAGGCGTCCGTCTCGATGAAGAACTACGCCTGGCTCGTCAATACAGGCAACAACGCGGTCAAAAGCGTCTTCCCTTCCGCCAAGACGATCGTCCACATCGCGAACGGCTACGACAACGCGCTGTTCGTCTGGAACATCGGCGGACTGATCAGCAACGGGGCGACCTTCGACGCCATCGGCATGTCGCTGTATCCGACGGCGACGGATTGGCAGGCCAAGGTCGACCAGACGATCGCCAACGCCAATGACATGATCAGCCGGTACGGAAAAAGCGTCATCATCTCCGAGATCGGCTTGGACTACAACCAGCCGGCAGCCGCCAAAAGCTTCATCGCCGACATCAAGACGAAAGCAAGAAATATCGCTGGCGGCAAAGGCCTCGGCGTCTTCTATTGGGAGCCGGAAGCGACCCCCGGGTACAACTCCGGCTACAACAAGGGCGCGTGGCAGGCGGACGGCAAGCCGACCGTCGCTTTGGAAGGCTTTTTGAACTAG
- a CDS encoding sensor histidine kinase, with protein sequence MRRKLRMGSYIPYSYKMMIPYLLLVLLTDALIGTISYRMLVDSRTEIAQTNIRAAMQQTRSSMKYQMDEITRISDTLFGSVPFQKALQKHGDDLQTYLTMLDEVVPQLRAPLQLFGSNLRIVLYTTNPDLYEIEGDDLNTPIQDSDYYVLSADRVAGSAWVSEASEGVGAKWMQVDSDAALGNLSHLTRLISYNDYQTVIGYIRITTSLDELLGRFEAFPEEKGITLQLLDDQSEAVTYQKGGAEAAEERYLALNEAIPGTGYSLRALVSQEYLQEDAKRLRLLILGVCSASFAVMALIGLLVARLSGRKMRKIVTLLQSFQDGSFEKRIRFGGRDEFVQIAQAFNNMASHIKELINSVYVQGLSRKQAELEALQAQINPHFLYNTLSTISSLANMGQAKEVTEMVKGLSRFYRLSLNGGKVYIPLGLELEQIQTYLDIQRVKYADSFTVYMDIEEGIRELQVMKLILQPFVENIFKHAWFGDSIGILIAGRVVGGMLELKIIDNGIGMRPDALREIISGPNRNEGGYGIRNVNERIKLRYGPEYGVDAASIYGAGTTVRILLPADSDFAEEQDGAGLQPADRRTTA encoded by the coding sequence TTGCGCAGAAAACTTCGAATGGGATCCTATATTCCCTATTCCTATAAAATGATGATTCCCTATCTGCTGCTCGTCCTGCTGACGGATGCGCTCATCGGGACGATTTCCTACCGGATGCTGGTCGACTCCCGCACGGAGATCGCCCAGACGAACATCCGGGCGGCGATGCAGCAGACGAGGAGCAGCATGAAATACCAGATGGACGAGATCACGCGCATTTCCGATACGCTGTTCGGGAGCGTTCCTTTCCAAAAGGCTCTGCAGAAGCATGGAGACGATCTGCAGACGTACTTGACGATGCTCGATGAAGTCGTGCCTCAGCTCAGAGCGCCTCTGCAGCTGTTCGGCAGCAATCTGCGCATTGTGCTCTATACGACCAATCCCGATCTCTACGAGATCGAGGGCGACGATCTGAACACGCCGATCCAGGACAGCGACTATTACGTCCTCTCCGCCGACAGGGTAGCCGGCAGCGCCTGGGTGAGCGAGGCGAGCGAAGGCGTCGGAGCCAAGTGGATGCAGGTCGACAGCGATGCCGCTCTGGGCAACCTTTCCCACTTGACGAGGCTCATTTCCTACAATGACTATCAGACTGTCATCGGGTATATCCGCATCACGACTTCGCTGGACGAGCTGCTCGGGCGCTTCGAGGCTTTTCCCGAAGAAAAGGGAATCACGCTCCAGCTGCTGGACGACCAGTCGGAAGCGGTCACGTATCAGAAAGGCGGGGCGGAAGCTGCGGAAGAAAGATACCTCGCTCTCAACGAGGCGATTCCGGGAACGGGCTATTCGCTGCGGGCGCTCGTATCGCAGGAGTACCTGCAGGAGGATGCCAAGCGGCTGCGCCTGCTCATCCTCGGCGTCTGCTCCGCGAGCTTCGCGGTCATGGCGCTGATCGGGCTGCTCGTGGCGCGGCTGTCGGGACGCAAGATGCGGAAGATCGTGACGCTGCTCCAGTCCTTCCAGGACGGCAGCTTCGAGAAGCGGATCCGCTTCGGCGGCCGCGACGAATTTGTCCAGATCGCGCAGGCGTTCAACAATATGGCTTCCCATATCAAGGAGCTGATCAACAGCGTGTACGTCCAAGGGCTGAGCCGCAAGCAGGCCGAGCTGGAAGCCCTGCAGGCGCAGATCAATCCCCATTTCCTCTACAACACCCTCTCCACGATCAGCAGCCTTGCCAACATGGGACAGGCCAAGGAAGTGACGGAGATGGTCAAGGGGCTGTCTCGCTTTTACCGGCTGTCCTTGAACGGAGGCAAGGTGTATATTCCGCTCGGACTCGAGCTGGAGCAGATCCAGACTTATTTGGACATCCAGCGAGTGAAGTACGCGGATTCCTTCACGGTATACATGGATATCGAAGAGGGCATCCGGGAGCTGCAGGTGATGAAGCTGATTCTGCAGCCATTCGTGGAAAATATATTCAAGCATGCCTGGTTCGGAGATTCCATCGGAATTCTCATCGCCGGCCGGGTAGTCGGCGGGATGCTGGAGCTCAAAATCATCGACAACGGCATCGGGATGAGGCCGGATGCGCTTCGGGAAATCATATCCGGACCGAACCGGAACGAAGGCGGCTACGGAATCCGGAACGTCAATGAACGGATCAAGCTTCGCTACGGCCCGGAATACGGGGTCGATGCGGCCAGCATTTATGGAGCCGGCACGACAGTACGGATTCTGCTTCCGGCGGATTCGGATTTTGCGGAGGAACAGGACGGGGCCGGACTGCAGCCGGCGGACAGGAGGACGACAGCATGA
- a CDS encoding response regulator, which yields MTADISILLVDDEKVDLEWLRRRIAASGLPVEIAGTVNSGFAAMEFLERQPVDIILSDIRMPIMSGVEFARRAKDKMPAAKVVFISGHEDFRYAKEALQLGASGYLLKPVDDEELLGMLSGLCAGIERERQATRSVSEALTLASKEWLLRWLAGDAEPSAQEHLRPHIAPLVPSRAAAALIELDDLERKTRHLPDAGRKELTEAIIAFIGAYVREKRMGLFVSGLPGGRALLLRSTAGMPDGEELQQLVDAVAAAFPLTVTIGCGTAAERWEELPASYREAQAALSAKWLLGKNRVITEDPASHGDAEAGVQLDRIVERMLEAILQYDLVGIDNGLMELFGMPGRQRSDAYPLIIRMTSKLHADLKAMNENLYELLRWESHEPSVLFQFETVSDVLSWLRKRLFELSELLLLKSRRHNRKLIEDIIGYVEERLEQRVTLKETAARFNFTPNYLGHLFKEETGQPFSEFLLERKLARTCSLLQDPSLKIYEIADRMGYKNIVYFNRQFKQSTGMSPGEYRKKQQI from the coding sequence ATGACAGCCGATATCAGCATTTTGCTCGTGGATGACGAGAAGGTCGATCTCGAATGGCTGCGGCGGCGCATCGCCGCGAGCGGGCTTCCGGTCGAGATCGCCGGAACGGTGAACAGCGGCTTTGCCGCCATGGAGTTCCTGGAGCGGCAGCCGGTGGACATCATCCTGTCCGATATCCGGATGCCGATCATGTCGGGAGTCGAATTCGCCCGCAGGGCCAAGGATAAAATGCCGGCCGCCAAGGTCGTCTTCATCAGCGGCCATGAGGACTTCCGGTACGCCAAGGAAGCGCTCCAGCTCGGAGCTTCCGGCTACCTGCTCAAGCCGGTCGACGACGAAGAGCTGCTCGGCATGCTGTCAGGACTGTGCGCCGGCATCGAGCGGGAGCGGCAGGCGACCCGCAGCGTATCGGAAGCGCTGACGCTGGCTTCCAAGGAATGGCTGCTGCGCTGGCTCGCCGGCGACGCGGAGCCTTCCGCGCAGGAGCATCTGCGTCCCCATATCGCGCCGCTTGTTCCGTCGCGCGCCGCCGCCGCGCTGATCGAGCTCGACGATCTGGAGCGCAAGACCCGCCATCTGCCGGATGCCGGCCGCAAGGAGCTGACGGAGGCGATCATCGCTTTCATCGGAGCATACGTGAGGGAGAAAAGAATGGGGCTGTTCGTCTCCGGCCTTCCGGGAGGCAGGGCTCTGCTGCTGCGCTCGACGGCTGGCATGCCTGACGGAGAGGAGCTGCAGCAGCTGGTCGATGCCGTCGCCGCGGCATTTCCGCTGACGGTGACGATCGGCTGCGGCACGGCGGCGGAGCGCTGGGAAGAGCTGCCTGCCTCCTACCGGGAAGCCCAGGCGGCTCTCAGCGCCAAGTGGCTGCTCGGCAAGAACCGTGTCATCACAGAGGATCCCGCGTCGCATGGAGATGCGGAGGCGGGCGTGCAGCTGGACCGGATCGTCGAGCGGATGCTGGAGGCGATCCTCCAGTATGATCTGGTCGGCATCGACAACGGCCTGATGGAGCTGTTCGGCATGCCGGGACGGCAGCGCAGCGACGCCTACCCTCTCATCATCCGCATGACCTCCAAGCTGCATGCCGATCTCAAGGCGATGAACGAGAATCTGTATGAGCTGCTGAGATGGGAAAGCCATGAGCCTTCCGTCCTGTTCCAGTTCGAGACGGTAAGCGATGTGCTGTCCTGGCTGCGCAAGCGCCTCTTCGAGCTGTCCGAGCTGCTGCTGCTCAAGAGCCGGCGCCACAACCGCAAGCTGATCGAGGACATCATCGGCTATGTGGAGGAGAGGCTCGAGCAGCGGGTGACGCTGAAGGAAACGGCGGCGCGCTTCAATTTCACTCCGAACTATTTGGGCCATCTGTTCAAGGAGGAGACCGGACAGCCGTTCAGCGAGTTTCTGCTGGAGCGCAAGCTGGCGCGGACCTGCTCCCTGCTGCAGGACCCTTCCCTTAAAATCTATGAAATCGCGGACCGGATGGGCTACAAGAATATCGTGTATTTCAACCGGCAGTTCAAGCAATCCACCGGCATGTCGCCCGGCGAATACCGGAAGAAGCAGCAAATTTGA
- a CDS encoding ABC transporter permease subunit codes for MNRSGFLGDVLKYRTLLLMLLPGVLFFILFAYIPMAGIVLAFKQFNYAGGVFGSPWNGLDNFRFFFESGDAWRVTRNTALYNIAFIIVNNVLQITAAILLFEAARPWFRKIFQTMMFLPYFISWVVVGAIAYNLFNYDYGTLNVVLKALGMQPLDVYNTASYWPLLLVVISAWKALGYGSVMYLAAITGMDREMYEAAEIDGANIFQRMLHITIPNLYPTVIILVLLAVGNIFRGDFGMFYNMVGNNGILFSSTDVIDTYVFRSLTTNNDIGMSSAAGFYQSILGFVTILLANYAVRRYDKDRALF; via the coding sequence ATGAATCGAAGCGGCTTTTTGGGCGACGTCCTCAAATACCGGACGCTGCTGCTGATGCTGCTGCCGGGCGTCCTGTTTTTCATTCTGTTCGCCTACATTCCGATGGCCGGAATCGTACTGGCCTTCAAGCAGTTCAACTACGCCGGAGGCGTATTCGGAAGCCCATGGAACGGGCTGGACAACTTCCGCTTCTTCTTCGAATCCGGCGATGCCTGGAGGGTGACTCGGAACACGGCGCTGTACAATATCGCGTTCATCATCGTGAACAACGTGCTGCAGATCACCGCCGCCATCCTGCTGTTCGAAGCGGCCAGACCGTGGTTCCGCAAGATTTTCCAGACGATGATGTTCCTGCCTTACTTCATCTCCTGGGTCGTCGTCGGAGCGATCGCCTACAATCTGTTCAACTACGATTACGGCACGCTCAACGTGGTGCTGAAGGCGCTGGGCATGCAGCCGCTGGATGTGTACAACACCGCGTCGTATTGGCCGCTGCTGCTCGTGGTCATCTCGGCATGGAAAGCGCTGGGATACGGCTCGGTCATGTATTTGGCGGCGATCACCGGCATGGATAGGGAAATGTACGAGGCGGCGGAAATCGATGGCGCGAACATCTTCCAGCGGATGCTGCACATCACGATCCCGAACCTGTATCCGACCGTCATCATCCTCGTGCTGCTGGCCGTCGGCAACATCTTCCGCGGCGACTTCGGGATGTTCTACAACATGGTCGGCAACAACGGAATCCTGTTCTCCTCCACGGATGTCATCGACACGTACGTGTTCCGCTCCCTGACGACGAACAACGATATCGGCATGTCGTCCGCAGCCGGCTTCTACCAATCCATTCTGGGCTTCGTCACGATCCTGCTGGCCAACTATGCCGTGCGCCGATATGACAAAGACCGGGCGTTGTTCTAA
- a CDS encoding carbohydrate ABC transporter permease — protein MSAICLLPFLLVLSSSLTSESSIIENGFQLLPSAFSGEAYRILFTYPEQMLRAYGVTIGVTAAGTLLGLFLTSMTAYVLSRKDFKWRGSFSFFFFFTTLFSGGLVPWYLLVVNYLHLKDTLVVLILPMLLNVFYIIVMKSFMSGIPEAIVESAKMDGAGDFLIYARLILPLAKPALATIGLFIALGYWNDWYNALLFVSNENLMPLQYYLYKMLGNMDGMRKALISSGAVVSTSIPTESLKMAMTVVAIGPILLAYPFIQRYFVQGLTIGSVKG, from the coding sequence ATGTCCGCCATCTGCCTGCTGCCGTTCCTGCTCGTCCTGTCCTCCTCGCTCACAAGCGAAAGCTCGATCATCGAGAACGGCTTCCAGCTGCTGCCCTCGGCGTTCTCGGGCGAGGCGTACCGGATCCTCTTCACGTATCCGGAGCAGATGCTCCGCGCGTACGGGGTGACGATCGGCGTAACGGCGGCCGGCACGCTGCTGGGATTGTTTCTGACTTCCATGACCGCATACGTGCTGTCGCGCAAGGACTTCAAGTGGAGAGGCTCCTTCTCCTTCTTCTTTTTCTTCACGACGCTGTTCAGCGGCGGACTCGTGCCTTGGTACCTGCTCGTCGTGAACTACCTGCATCTGAAGGATACGCTTGTCGTGCTCATTCTTCCGATGCTGCTCAACGTGTTCTACATCATCGTCATGAAGTCGTTCATGAGCGGCATTCCGGAGGCGATCGTGGAGTCGGCCAAAATGGACGGAGCGGGAGACTTCCTCATCTACGCGAGATTGATCCTGCCTCTGGCCAAGCCGGCTCTGGCGACCATCGGACTGTTCATCGCGCTCGGCTACTGGAACGACTGGTACAACGCGCTGCTGTTCGTCTCGAACGAGAACCTCATGCCGCTCCAGTACTATCTGTACAAGATGCTGGGGAACATGGACGGGATGCGCAAGGCGCTCATCAGCTCCGGCGCGGTCGTGAGCACGAGCATCCCGACGGAGAGCCTGAAAATGGCGATGACGGTCGTGGCGATCGGCCCGATCCTGCTCGCTTATCCGTTCATCCAGCGCTATTTCGTGCAGGGGCTGACGATCGGTTCGGTGAAGGGCTGA
- a CDS encoding extracellular solute-binding protein → MKAKKSLLLPMAALLSMSAVLAACGGNNNTASNTGSPAVNASAAPTNATASNEPDTSKEVKLKMLLVGGKPADYDKVYGELNKKLKERINATVEAEFLDWSDWNQKYPLKFAANEDFDLVYTANWAYYNDQALKGGFLELTEDMLNKYAPQTVKNMPPVSFDQAKVNGKLFMVPNNNVEVNDKVILYREDLRKKYNLPEINSLESYATYLKAIAANEKGMLAYGAKAGDGWKWHEMDQATLEQHNDWNLVDMTLPLAYKMDDASGKIFNIYDTPEFKQLLTYYKDLSDSGVWSKNVVSNKNDVWQDIKAGKVASYAAQNLGTAGSNLAEMRRDNPSLEVAIADITPDKKKIAAISTQNGMAIHATSKNPERSLMLIDLLQNDKEIHDLTMYGISGTNYVPEGDDKYSAGPAAANYTGFSNWGWNSQLNRTDSSYPQEANDIFEKWQSSIYHFPLETFVFDDAKVKTEVASISNVMLRYSIPLEYGLVKDLDKGQADLIKQLKAAGIEKVMTEMQAQVDAFLAQQK, encoded by the coding sequence ATGAAAGCCAAGAAATCGCTCCTGCTGCCGATGGCGGCGCTGCTCTCCATGTCCGCGGTGCTGGCGGCCTGCGGAGGAAACAACAACACAGCATCCAATACGGGATCGCCGGCGGTCAACGCATCCGCTGCGCCGACCAACGCAACCGCTTCCAACGAGCCCGACACCTCCAAGGAGGTCAAGCTGAAAATGCTGCTCGTCGGCGGCAAGCCGGCCGACTACGACAAAGTGTACGGCGAGCTGAACAAGAAGCTCAAGGAGCGCATCAACGCGACGGTCGAGGCCGAATTCCTCGACTGGTCCGACTGGAACCAGAAATACCCGCTGAAATTCGCGGCCAACGAAGACTTCGACCTTGTCTATACGGCGAACTGGGCTTACTACAACGACCAGGCGCTGAAGGGCGGCTTCCTGGAGCTTACGGAGGACATGCTGAACAAGTATGCGCCGCAGACGGTCAAGAACATGCCTCCGGTCTCCTTCGACCAGGCGAAGGTGAACGGCAAGCTGTTCATGGTGCCGAACAACAACGTCGAAGTGAACGACAAAGTCATTCTGTACCGCGAGGATCTGCGCAAGAAATACAATCTGCCGGAGATCAACAGCCTCGAATCCTACGCCACTTATTTGAAGGCGATCGCCGCGAACGAAAAAGGCATGCTCGCCTATGGCGCCAAAGCAGGCGACGGCTGGAAATGGCATGAGATGGACCAGGCGACGCTGGAGCAGCACAACGACTGGAATCTGGTCGACATGACGCTGCCGCTCGCATATAAGATGGACGATGCCTCCGGCAAGATCTTCAACATTTACGATACGCCCGAGTTCAAGCAGCTGCTGACTTACTACAAGGATCTCTCTGACAGCGGCGTCTGGTCCAAAAACGTCGTCAGCAACAAAAACGACGTCTGGCAGGATATCAAGGCCGGCAAGGTCGCTTCCTACGCTGCGCAAAATCTGGGCACCGCCGGCTCCAACCTCGCCGAGATGCGCCGGGACAACCCGTCCCTGGAGGTCGCCATCGCGGACATCACGCCGGACAAGAAAAAAATCGCGGCCATTTCGACGCAGAACGGCATGGCGATCCATGCGACATCCAAAAATCCGGAGCGCTCGCTCATGCTGATCGACCTGCTGCAGAACGACAAGGAGATCCATGATCTCACGATGTACGGCATCAGCGGCACGAACTATGTGCCCGAAGGCGACGACAAGTACAGCGCCGGCCCCGCCGCAGCGAACTACACCGGCTTCTCCAATTGGGGCTGGAACTCGCAGCTGAACCGGACCGACTCCTCGTATCCGCAGGAAGCGAACGATATTTTCGAGAAATGGCAGTCCAGCATCTATCACTTCCCGCTGGAAACGTTCGTCTTCGACGACGCCAAGGTGAAGACAGAAGTGGCCAGCATCAGCAACGTCATGCTGCGTTATTCGATCCCGCTGGAATACGGTCTGGTCAAAGACTTGGACAAAGGCCAAGCCGATCTGATCAAGCAGCTGAAAGCAGCCGGCATCGAGAAGGTCATGACGGAAATGCAAGCCCAAGTGGACGCGTTCCTGGCCCAGCAGAAATAA